TGTGAGCTTCAATTGCGTTGCACAGAATAGTGGAGGTGTGAGATGAAAACGACGTTGCTTCGTGGCGGCAAGATAGTCGATGGTACTGGCGGCCAAGCTCGTGATGGTCACGTCCTCATAGAAGGTGACCGGATCAAGGCGCTCTTGAGAGCCGGAGAAGCGCTTCCTGCAGCAGATTCGGTCATTGACGCAACCGGTTGCGTTGTGGCTCCTGGCTTTATCGATGCCCATTCCCACATGGACTGGTCCCTTCCCCTGGACGATCACCCCCACATGCTGAAGTGCTTCCTGGAGCAGGGCGTGACAACGGTAGTGGCCGGCAACTGCGGATTCTCGCCGGCACCTGTCGAGGCTGAGACTTTTCCCCTGCTCGAGGGCAGGCTGATGGGCCCCTTTGAGAAACCGCTGGACTATAGCTGGCGCTCAATGGGAGAGTTCCTGGACCGAATCCAAGAGAGAAAGCCGGTCTTGAACCTGGCGCAGTTAGTGGGTCATGCGACGATCAGGATAGCGGCAGCCAGCACGCGTCGGGGAACTATGAAGTCCGATGAGTTGAAGAACTGCCTCGCGAAGGCTCAGCAGTCTCTGGACGAGGGTGCATGCGGCTTGAGCTTTGGCCTGGGCTACGACCCCGGTATCTGGTCTCCGAAGGAGGAAGTTGAAGCCTTCAGCGCGGTCGCTGCCAAAGCGAAGAAGCCGGTTACGGTGCACCTGAGAACGTACTGCCGGGTGGGCACGATCTACTCGCCGTTGTCCTTGATGCCTCACAACCTGCTTGCCCTGCAGGAGATGATTGACGTCGCGCGCAGCACGGGCGTATCGCTTCAGGTCTCTCACGCCATGTTGCTCTTCCGCGTGACTTGGCCAACAGTCGACAGGTACCTCGGCATGATTGAGGAGGCCCGCAGCCAAGGTGTCGATGTTATGATAGATGCGATTCCCTATACGGAAATCAACGGGAGCGTGTCTGCCCTGCTGCCGCTGTGGTTCATTGCCAGGTTGCCTCAGGGATACAAGAGTCGGTGGGCGCGCATGCGCGTCAATGTCGATTTCGTTTTCTTACACCGGCGATTAGGGTATGATTACAAGAAGCAAGCCCGGCTGATGGATGCGGGGGTTGGTGGATGGGAAGATCTGAGCGGTCTGACGATTGGCGAGATCGCCCGCAAATGGGGAGTGTCGCCCATGGATGCCTTGCTCAGGCTGTGCGAGTCTTCGAATGGCCGTGCCGCTGTGTTGTGCCAGGCGGCGGCTGGTGAACCCGGCAACGAGAAGCCTCTGGAGGCCATCCTTTCTCACAGCAGCTGTCTCTTTGAGACAGACGCGCTGATCCGAAGCCGAGGATATCCGAATCCTGCGGCTTTCGGGACGTTTCCCAAGGTATTGGGGCACTATGCCAGAGA
The window above is part of the Chloroflexota bacterium genome. Proteins encoded here:
- a CDS encoding amidohydrolase family protein, with the protein product MKTTLLRGGKIVDGTGGQARDGHVLIEGDRIKALLRAGEALPAADSVIDATGCVVAPGFIDAHSHMDWSLPLDDHPHMLKCFLEQGVTTVVAGNCGFSPAPVEAETFPLLEGRLMGPFEKPLDYSWRSMGEFLDRIQERKPVLNLAQLVGHATIRIAAASTRRGTMKSDELKNCLAKAQQSLDEGACGLSFGLGYDPGIWSPKEEVEAFSAVAAKAKKPVTVHLRTYCRVGTIYSPLSLMPHNLLALQEMIDVARSTGVSLQVSHAMLLFRVTWPTVDRYLGMIEEARSQGVDVMIDAIPYTEINGSVSALLPLWFIARLPQGYKSRWARMRVNVDFVFLHRRLGYDYKKQARLMDAGVGGWEDLSGLTIGEIARKWGVSPMDALLRLCESSNGRAAVLCQAAAGEPGNEKPLEAILSHSSCLFETDALIRSRGYPNPAAFGTFPKVLGHYARERKLFSVEDAIMRMTSASADRFGLKERGRLEPGKAADVVVFDPQTISEAPLVGREFAGRPVGIRHVFLNGTHVVKDGAYASGVRAGKVLRM